In Bacteroidota bacterium, the genomic window AGCTCCCCTTTTGATGAGACAGCTGTTGATTTACTTGAATCACTCAACACACCGTTATATAAAATAGCATCATTTGAAAATACCCATCACCCTTTGCTTAAAAAAGTAGCGCAAACAGGCAAGCCTGTTATAATGTCTACAGGAGTTTCCACTCCTGCAGATATTTACGAAAGCATTCAGGTGTTACGAAATAACGGATGCAAAGAATTAATATTGTTAAAATGCACAAGTACATATCCTGCCACTCCAGAAAATACAAATCTGAAAACTATACCTCATATGAAGGATTTGTATTCTTGTCCCATCGGCTTATCTGATCACACCATGGGTATAGGAGTTTCTATTGCAGCAGTCTCTTTAGGAGCAGTAATGATAGAAAAACATTTTACATTAAGCAGAGCAGAAGGCGGAGTTGATTCGGCATTTTCTATGGAGCCTCATGAAATGAAAAGTTTAGTTATAGAGACTGAAAGAGCATGGCAGGCATTAGGTGAAATAAAGTACGGGATACAAAAAGTCGAGAAAGAGAATGTAATGTACAAACGTTCAATTTACGTTTCGAAAGATATCAACGAAGGCGATGTATTTTCCGAAGAAAATCTGAGAGTAATTCGCCCCGGTTATGGTTTATTGCCGAAATTTTTTGCAGATGTCTTAGGCAAAAAATCTTCTAATGCTATAAAAGCAGGTACTCCATTAAAATGGGAACATCTTTTTAAACCTTAACAATTTACTTCCATCATTGTTAGTATTATTGTTTAATTTTATTGTTAAACAATAACGGTTTTAAGGAGTCAGAAGTTTTCTAATATTTTAATCATCCTCACAAATTTTATTTCTACGGGGGAAATAAAAGGGAGTAATTCCCTTTTCGTTTATATTATAGATTATGCGAGTTTTATTTTTAACGGATTCGTTATCATTACCCAGAAAATATAAGACCGGTGTTGCAAAATGGGAAGATACCTATGTGAACTTACTTAAAAAAGCACGCCCCGATATTGAATTTATTCACGTAGGTTTAGGCGGCGGCACCATTACTCAAATATTTCTTCTTTTAAATTATTATAAGTTAACAAATCCAGATCTGGTAATATTGCACTCAGGTATTGTAGACTGTGCACCGAGAGCTTTAAGTCAGTTAGAACTTCAGCTTGTAATTAAATTAAGAATATTCCGATTGGTAAATCCGTTCACAAATTTTTTCAGAAAGCATAGAAATATTTCTTACACAAATCCTAAAGAGTTTGAAGAGACAGTTGTAAAAATTAAAAACGTATTTCCGGATGTTCCATTTGTTACTATCGGTATTCTTCCGGGATGTGATGAATATGAAAAAACAGTACCTGGTATAACAAAAAGAATTAATACATACAACGAGATATTAAGAAGAAATTCTACATATATTTCTAATGAAGATTTTCCAAGAGACGGTATTATTGAAGACCATCATCATTTGAATGAAAAAGGTCATAAAGTTATTTTTGACAAGATACTAAATCTACTTAGTTCGGATAAATATAAAGATTGAGTCTTGCACAGACGATTGCAAATAAATACTTAATGCTAAGAACATTATTTACTAAAAAGGCGAGTTCAGGAAAGACTGTTGCTTTCATGGGATTTTCCAGCATCTTCAACAGTGTTATGTTGATGGCTTCGGGTATTTTAGTAGCCCGCTGGATATTACCGGAAAGCCTTGGGTTATTCAATTCTTTCAATATAATTACTTCTTATATAATTCTCGTTCAGGCAGGCGTACCGAGCGGATTGAGCAGAGAACTTCCCTTTTTTATGGGAAGAAATGAAGTTAGTAAAGCTGAGGAAATGGCAGCTGTTTCAAACTACTGGGGATTGATGTTAGGAGGTATTTGTATGGTATTAGGAATTCTTGGTTGTATTTATTTTCTTTTTACAAAGAACTATGAATATGCCGCAGGCAGTTTAGTCATCGGAGTAACTTCATTTCAGGCTCTATATATTACCAAGTATATTAAAGTCCTCTACCGCTCCAATAATGATTTTAACAAACTTTCTGCCATTGAAATCATAGGTGCAGTTACAGCTTTTGCAAGTATAGTTTTTGTATGGAAATTTGGATTTTACGGATTATGTATGCGTGCCGGTTTATTATGTATTGTTGATTTTTATTTTGCGTTCAAATGGCGCCCTCTTAAAGTTGGACCCAGATGGAATAAGAAAAGTTTTATTGCTATTATGAAAGTTGGAATGCCGATTTATTGGGTGGCAAATGTTTATGGATTGATGCCGATCTTTCAGAGAACTGCAATACTTTCTTTAGGCGGGACAAAATCTCTGGGATTGTTTACTCTCTCCGTAGTTGTAGATAATGCCATGGGTGTTCTTAAAAATGCAATCAGCAGTAACAGCTTTCCTAAAATGGCTGCAGCCTGGGCTAAAGGAGCATCCTTTATGCAATTGCTGAAAATCCCATTGAAGATGATAATTTTTTCAATCTTAATCAGCGCAGGAATTGCTGCTGTGGGATGGCAAGTATTGCCATTTTTTGTTCAAAAATTTTTTCCGAATTACTTTGAAGGTGTTCCTGCTGCGCAATGGTCGTTAATAGCAGGATGTGTCGGGTACATTCTTGTTTTTTCGAATGTCTATATGATAATACAAAAAAATGTTGACAGGCTTTTTTCATTTGTTACAGGTATTGCAGCATGGCTCATTTCACTTTTTGTATTAGTAAAGCTTAACGGATACAGTTTATCGATTTTTCCGATTTCAATGATGGTAGCTTATATTTTTATTTTTCTTGTTGATGTTTTGAATTTTAAAAGATATTCCCGTACTGTTGCTCCTTTAAGTTTCGAAGCGACACCTGATATAACTGATGAATTGAACGATGTTAAATAGTTTATTGCGATTTTTTACAGGACGAGAAATAATCTTATATACCCGCCACAGGCAGACTTTACCTTTAATTAATAACGAAACTAAAAAAAAGTATTTTTTTGCACAATATACCTTGCTTTGGAAGCTTACCTTTCCTTTCGGAAGAAATTCAAGCTTAAGATACAGAGTGATGGCGATATTTCTTAATATTGTTTCCCCAAAATATATTTTAGATGTTAACTGGATTATGAAGTACCATACTCTATTTTACGTATGGTGTAAAAAATCCAGAAATTCAAAATATGTTGTAGTTCAGCACGGAATTTATGCAGCGGGTATTATTACAGAAATGTCGCACAGATTCACTAAGTGCGATGTTATGCTCTGCTGGAGTGATTATTTCAAAGAAGTTTTATCGGGATATAATCAGGGAAAGAAAACAAAATTTTATGTAATTGGTAACCCGGTTTACAATCAGTATGACAGAAATAGTTTTGAATATAAAAAAGATATTGG contains:
- the pseI gene encoding pseudaminic acid synthase → MFKDEIKIENITIGKNHKPFIVAEMSGNHNQSLDRAFAIVDAAAECGAHAVKLQTYTADTITMKGAHTIMEEGSLWHGKELHELYKEAYTPWEWHGPIIKRANEKGLICFSSPFDETAVDLLESLNTPLYKIASFENTHHPLLKKVAQTGKPVIMSTGVSTPADIYESIQVLRNNGCKELILLKCTSTYPATPENTNLKTIPHMKDLYSCPIGLSDHTMGIGVSIAAVSLGAVMIEKHFTLSRAEGGVDSAFSMEPHEMKSLVIETERAWQALGEIKYGIQKVEKENVMYKRSIYVSKDINEGDVFSEENLRVIRPGYGLLPKFFADVLGKKSSNAIKAGTPLKWEHLFKP
- a CDS encoding SGNH/GDSL hydrolase family protein — its product is MRVLFLTDSLSLPRKYKTGVAKWEDTYVNLLKKARPDIEFIHVGLGGGTITQIFLLLNYYKLTNPDLVILHSGIVDCAPRALSQLELQLVIKLRIFRLVNPFTNFFRKHRNISYTNPKEFEETVVKIKNVFPDVPFVTIGILPGCDEYEKTVPGITKRINTYNEILRRNSTYISNEDFPRDGIIEDHHHLNEKGHKVIFDKILNLLSSDKYKD